A DNA window from Microcystis aeruginosa NIES-843 contains the following coding sequences:
- a CDS encoding type II toxin-antitoxin system VapC family toxin, which produces MTQYLLDTNILLRAADTSSATYSLANNVITQIVETANECVIIPQVLIEFWVVATRPLDVNGLGWIPAQATNYVNDLLDNFTLIAETPDIFPLWFQLVTIYNIKGKRTHDIRLLAVMKASNITHLLTFNPDDFIPIPNITIVHPQDFINSQ; this is translated from the coding sequence ATGACTCAATATTTACTGGATACTAATATTTTGCTTCGGGCAGCTGATACGTCTTCAGCAACTTATTCTCTTGCTAATAATGTAATTACTCAAATCGTTGAAACAGCTAATGAATGTGTTATTATTCCTCAAGTTTTAATTGAATTTTGGGTCGTTGCAACCCGACCCCTTGATGTTAATGGTTTAGGTTGGATTCCAGCACAAGCTACAAATTATGTCAATGATTTATTAGATAACTTTACATTAATTGCAGAAACGCCGGATATTTTTCCCCTTTGGTTTCAATTAGTCACCATCTACAACATTAAAGGAAAACGCACTCATGATATTAGGCTTCTTGCTGTTATGAAAGCTTCTAACATTACCCATTTATTAACCTTTAATCCTGATGACTTTATCCCTATTCCCAATATTACCATCGTTCATCCTCAAGATTTCATTAATTCCCAATAA
- a CDS encoding type II toxin-antitoxin system RelE family toxin — MADYILLRQAERSLERMPKNDQIRLLEALDTLISDSTKLDIKPLYGRDELRLRVGKYRVLFFEDRDNNLYVITTIKPRGDVYK; from the coding sequence TTGGCTGATTATATTCTACTTAGACAAGCAGAACGCTCCTTAGAAAGGATGCCTAAAAATGATCAAATTCGTCTTCTTGAAGCTTTGGATACTTTGATTTCGGATTCTACAAAATTAGATATTAAACCCCTTTACGGAAGAGATGAACTAAGATTGCGAGTAGGTAAGTATCGAGTGTTGTTTTTTGAAGATAGAGACAACAATCTATACGTCATTACAACTATTAAACCTCGCGGCGATGTCTATAAATAA
- a CDS encoding PEP-CTERM sorting domain-containing protein (PEP-CTERM proteins occur, often in large numbers, in the proteomes of bacteria that also encode an exosortase, a predicted intramembrane cysteine proteinase. The presence of a PEP-CTERM domain at a protein's C-terminus predicts cleavage within the sorting domain, followed by covalent anchoring to some some component of the (usually Gram-negative) cell surface. Many PEP-CTERM proteins exhibit an unusual sequence composition that includes large numbers of potential glycosylation sites. Expression of one such protein has been shown restore the ability of a bacterium to form floc, a type of biofilm.): MVFIKLVKNSIGGAVLISLATIGTANALQITPISYDMENGGGGLFKYWDKKYNGTGNTSLDYAPLSGGVGDLTDGIIPTQNWNVVENAEGTGPYVGWENRNPVITFNFAGTVKLNSVTVHVDDSNGNGGVSVPQSILLSMGSSNYNSGTLTDPPSAAPTSYTFSGLNFSGSSLQLTLNRRTAWVLASEVTFDGELLGVQPVPEPTSTLGFLALGTIGAASTLKRKLKSSKPSEKETTKVG; the protein is encoded by the coding sequence ATGGTATTCATTAAACTTGTCAAAAATTCTATTGGGGGAGCCGTACTTATCAGTTTGGCAACAATAGGTACTGCTAATGCTCTTCAAATTACACCTATCAGTTATGATATGGAAAATGGAGGCGGAGGATTGTTTAAATACTGGGACAAGAAATATAATGGCACTGGAAACACGTCGCTAGATTATGCTCCTCTCAGCGGAGGAGTTGGAGATCTAACTGATGGCATAATTCCTACACAAAACTGGAATGTTGTAGAAAATGCAGAGGGTACAGGACCTTATGTTGGTTGGGAAAACCGGAATCCTGTCATTACTTTTAACTTTGCTGGCACAGTAAAGTTAAACTCAGTTACTGTCCATGTGGATGACTCAAATGGTAATGGTGGTGTTTCCGTACCGCAAAGTATATTATTAAGTATGGGTAGCTCTAATTACAATTCGGGAACTCTTACTGATCCGCCTAGTGCAGCGCCAACATCCTATACTTTTTCAGGATTAAATTTTAGTGGTAGTTCCCTACAACTTACTCTAAATCGACGCACTGCGTGGGTCCTTGCCAGCGAAGTTACTTTTGATGGCGAACTTTTGGGTGTCCAACCAGTTCCCGAACCCACTTCTACTTTAGGCTTCCTCGCTCTCGGCACTATCGGCGCAGCTTCAACCCTGAAACGCAAACTAAAATCATCCAAACCATCAGAAAAAGAAACCACAAAAGTAGGCTAA
- a CDS encoding type II toxin-antitoxin system PemK/MazF family toxin codes for MRGDIYLADLNPSRGSEQAGIRPVIIVQHNNIDRFTSTVVVIPLTSNLRRAQIPGTMVIPAGQGGLNQESVALCYQIVVIDKQRLQRQLGTLSSSYLQQLEDATRYTLDLT; via the coding sequence ATGCGAGGCGATATTTATCTAGCTGATTTGAATCCGAGTCGTGGTTCAGAACAAGCTGGTATTCGACCTGTTATTATTGTCCAACATAACAATATTGATCGCTTCACTAGCACTGTTGTTGTAATTCCATTAACCAGTAATTTACGTCGCGCACAAATTCCCGGAACAATGGTTATTCCCGCAGGACAAGGAGGCTTAAATCAGGAATCAGTAGCCTTATGTTATCAAATTGTTGTTATTGATAAACAACGACTTCAGAGACAGTTGGGGACACTTTCTTCTAGTTATTTACAGCAATTGGAAGATGCTACGCGATACACATTAGATTTAACATAA
- a CDS encoding type II toxin-antitoxin system VapC family toxin, translated as MALYFLDSSALVKRYISETGSAWVLGLFAAALNNEIFIAAIAKVEIVAAITRRSRTGSISVTDATAIVHQLRKDSLKDYQVIEITESIINSGMVLAETYGLRGYDAIQLAVGCAVNTLCLASGLPSITFVSADNELNVAVISEGLLMENPNNHPS; from the coding sequence ATGGCACTTTATTTCCTAGATAGTAGTGCCTTGGTCAAGCGTTATATCAGCGAAACCGGTTCAGCGTGGGTATTGGGATTATTTGCTGCTGCTTTAAATAATGAAATATTTATTGCCGCAATCGCCAAGGTAGAAATTGTGGCTGCTATTACGCGAAGATCCCGCACTGGAAGTATTAGCGTTACGGATGCAACGGCAATAGTTCATCAGTTGAGAAAGGACTCGCTTAAAGATTATCAAGTCATTGAAATTACCGAAAGTATAATTAATTCAGGAATGGTATTAGCGGAAACTTATGGTTTAAGAGGTTATGACGCAATCCAGTTAGCAGTAGGTTGTGCTGTTAATACACTTTGCCTAGCTAGTGGTTTACCTTCTATCACTTTTGTCTCGGCAGATAATGAATTGAATGTCGCTGTGATCAGTGAGGGATTGCTGATGGAAAATCCTAATAATCATCCGTCTTAA
- a CDS encoding fatty acid desaturase produces MSQTLPKPSLKREFLPFTLQDVRLAIPARCFQSSVFRSLAYFFFDIGIITLLYWITYQINQAWFFPLFWFMQGTMFWALFVVGHDCGHGSFSRYRWLNNLIGHLSHTPILVPFHGWRISHRTHHANTGNIDTDESWYPVTETQYNNMAWYEKLARFQLILFVYPLYLFRRSPNKQGSHFMPESPLFRPSERWQVLTSTFCCTFMLGLLIGVGISQGFWFLFNYYIMPYIVFVVWLDLVTFLHHTEDDIPWYRGQDWYFLKGALSTIDRDYGIFNPIHHQIGTHVAHHIFITIPHYHLQEATEAIRPVLGDYYRVSKEPIFKSLWLSYRNCHFVSDQGSKIFYRKN; encoded by the coding sequence GTGTCCCAAACCCTACCTAAACCCTCCCTAAAAAGAGAATTTTTGCCATTTACCCTACAGGATGTCCGTCTAGCTATCCCAGCCCGTTGCTTCCAATCAAGCGTTTTTCGCTCTTTAGCCTACTTTTTTTTTGATATTGGCATCATTACCCTACTTTACTGGATAACTTACCAGATTAATCAAGCATGGTTCTTCCCCCTTTTTTGGTTTATGCAGGGAACCATGTTTTGGGCCCTATTTGTCGTCGGTCACGATTGCGGTCACGGTTCCTTTTCCCGTTATCGTTGGTTAAATAACCTAATCGGTCATCTCAGTCATACTCCCATTCTCGTACCTTTCCACGGTTGGCGCATCAGTCATCGCACCCATCACGCTAATACCGGCAATATCGACACCGATGAAAGTTGGTATCCCGTCACGGAAACCCAGTATAACAATATGGCTTGGTACGAAAAATTAGCTCGTTTTCAGCTAATTTTATTTGTTTATCCCCTCTATCTTTTCCGTCGTTCCCCTAATAAACAGGGGTCCCATTTTATGCCCGAAAGCCCCCTCTTTCGCCCCTCGGAACGGTGGCAGGTACTGACTAGCACCTTTTGCTGTACCTTTATGTTAGGTCTATTAATCGGGGTGGGTATCAGCCAAGGCTTTTGGTTTCTGTTTAACTACTACATCATGCCCTATATCGTCTTTGTGGTTTGGTTAGACCTAGTGACATTCCTACACCACACCGAAGATGATATTCCCTGGTATCGCGGTCAAGACTGGTACTTTCTCAAAGGGGCGCTTTCTACCATCGATCGCGATTATGGCATCTTTAATCCCATCCATCACCAAATTGGTACTCACGTCGCCCATCATATTTTTATTACTATTCCCCACTATCATCTCCAAGAAGCAACCGAGGCCATCCGTCCCGTCTTAGGAGACTATTATCGCGTCTCGAAAGAACCGATTTTCAAATCTCTCTGGCTGTCCTACCGCAATTGTCATTTTGTCAGTGACCAAGGCAGTAAGATTTTTTACCGCAAAAACTGA
- a CDS encoding DNA cytosine methyltransferase, giving the protein MNELPIRPANKNFTHSRLTFADFYAGIGGFRLGLEQIGWQCVFSNENNPDCVKTYNHNFHESIKPQDVEALIPSLLPDFEVFCGGFPCQPFSRAGQQKGWQDSRGLAIQEIIRICHEKKPKVIFLENVSNIVRLNQGQILKDILIQLKEINYLAFYAVIDSKYFQIPQSRPRFFLLAFRKDLGIKNFQFPQHCHAEVGIEKIIVPGDYSIPISGKWQQYIDYYAGRINAEQLSFQMPKTRISIERASVNVDYDNCIYQMRSSGIRAISIQKPFPTFAVSVSGGGAMIPVYSKERRHLSLLEIKRLMGFPDDYYFPVSRTAAIKQLSNAVCPPVIKHIGINITKSLN; this is encoded by the coding sequence ATGAACGAGTTACCTATTCGTCCAGCTAACAAAAATTTTACCCATAGTCGCTTGACTTTTGCCGATTTTTATGCGGGAATTGGTGGCTTTCGTCTCGGTCTTGAACAAATCGGTTGGCAATGTGTTTTTAGTAACGAAAATAACCCAGATTGTGTGAAAACCTACAATCACAATTTTCATGAATCCATAAAACCGCAAGATGTTGAAGCTTTAATTCCTAGCTTACTTCCCGATTTTGAGGTTTTTTGTGGGGGATTTCCCTGTCAGCCATTTTCCAGAGCAGGACAACAAAAAGGTTGGCAAGACAGTCGCGGACTAGCCATTCAGGAAATTATCAGAATTTGCCATGAAAAAAAGCCTAAAGTTATCTTTCTTGAAAATGTTAGTAATATCGTGCGCTTAAATCAAGGGCAGATATTAAAAGATATATTAATCCAGTTAAAAGAAATAAATTATCTGGCTTTTTATGCAGTTATCGATAGTAAATATTTCCAAATTCCTCAATCAAGACCTCGCTTTTTTTTATTGGCTTTCCGAAAGGATTTAGGAATTAAAAACTTTCAATTTCCCCAACATTGCCATGCAGAAGTGGGTATTGAAAAAATTATTGTTCCAGGGGATTATTCAATTCCCATATCGGGAAAATGGCAGCAGTATATTGATTATTATGCTGGCAGAATTAATGCCGAACAATTATCTTTTCAAATGCCAAAAACAAGAATAAGTATTGAAAGGGCAAGTGTTAATGTAGATTATGATAATTGTATTTATCAAATGAGATCTAGTGGCATCCGAGCAATTTCTATCCAAAAACCCTTTCCTACTTTTGCAGTTAGTGTTAGCGGTGGTGGTGCCATGATTCCAGTGTATAGCAAGGAAAGAAGACATTTAAGTCTCTTAGAAATAAAAAGATTAATGGGATTTCCCGATGATTATTATTTTCCTGTTTCTCGCACCGCTGCTATTAAACAACTTTCTAACGCTGTCTGTCCCCCAGTCATTAAACATATTGGTATAAATATTACTAAATCACTTAATTAG
- a CDS encoding HNH endonuclease yields the protein MRLVWDHRILVEKGGNSADDNFQALCFYCNKCKWQICNLCNYAPDKCSECVLAFPEVTKIIFPTQENIEDRLNRAN from the coding sequence GTGCGTTTAGTTTGGGATCATCGGATTCTCGTAGAAAAAGGTGGAAATAGTGCCGATGACAATTTTCAAGCTCTCTGCTTCTATTGTAATAAATGCAAATGGCAAATCTGTAATCTTTGTAACTATGCTCCTGATAAATGTTCAGAATGCGTCTTAGCTTTTCCTGAAGTAACTAAGATTATTTTCCCCACTCAAGAAAATATTGAAGACCGGTTAAATCGAGCTAATTAA
- a CDS encoding ISKra4-like element ISMae18 family transposase (programmed frameshift), whose amino-acid sequence MNTDQKEQLDQHLKAIAQILVDNTPEEQLRSFEGIETALRDHWLTTLGPAIGKFFFESATGTQAGRTKSVSSIIGKVKISEKQADKLGLSKNNRLSPMLEKCCLGAVAKVSFEDAEKAIKMATGMAVSGSSQQRLVQRYKFEEAEAKSPVEALSVEVGKVRIRTPKGQPSQGRDYKAVSLHGQECAGFFQQNEELLEWVNRQPLTEVVTCLGDGHDGVWNLMEKIGVKRREILDWYHLVENMKKIGGSNKRLNRIKENLWKGEVKRVLEELEGCKKKQAINFTKYVDKHRERIPNYELYQSQGICIGSGSVESKIKQIGARMKIVGAQWKAENVPQYLKLRCAYLNGDIA is encoded by the exons ATGAATACAGACCAAAAAGAACAACTAGATCAACATTTAAAAGCCATTGCTCAAATTCTAGTCGATAATACCCCAGAAGAACAACTACGTAGCTTTGAGGGCATTGAAACCGCCCTGCGAGACCATTGGCTGACTACATTGGGTCCTGCCATAGGCA AATTTTTTTTTGAATCAGCAACAGGAACCCAAGCAGGGCGAACCAAAAGCGTAAGCAGTATCATAGGGAAAGTCAAGATAAGCGAGAAACAAGCCGATAAACTAGGATTAAGCAAGAATAATCGATTAAGTCCCATGCTGGAGAAATGTTGCTTAGGAGCAGTGGCTAAAGTCTCTTTTGAAGATGCGGAAAAAGCTATCAAAATGGCGACAGGAATGGCAGTTTCAGGCAGTAGTCAACAGAGGCTTGTACAAAGATATAAATTTGAGGAAGCAGAAGCAAAGAGTCCGGTAGAAGCATTGAGTGTAGAGGTCGGAAAAGTCAGAATCAGAACGCCCAAAGGACAACCGAGTCAAGGTCGAGATTACAAAGCAGTAAGTCTGCATGGTCAAGAATGTGCGGGATTTTTTCAGCAAAATGAAGAATTACTGGAATGGGTGAACCGTCAGCCCTTAACAGAGGTAGTCACCTGTTTAGGAGATGGTCATGATGGGGTGTGGAATCTGATGGAGAAAATCGGTGTTAAAAGGAGAGAAATATTGGATTGGTATCATTTAGTAGAGAATATGAAGAAAATAGGCGGGTCAAACAAGCGTCTGAATAGAATCAAAGAGAATTTATGGAAAGGAGAGGTGAAAAGAGTTTTAGAGGAATTAGAGGGATGCAAAAAGAAACAGGCTATAAATTTCACCAAATATGTCGATAAACATCGAGAAAGAATACCCAATTACGAACTCTATCAATCACAAGGGATTTGCATCGGTTCTGGAAGTGTAGAGTCAAAGATTAAGCAAATAGGTGCAAGAATGAAAATTGTGGGAGCACAATGGAAAGCAGAGAATGTTCCTCAGTATTTGAAGCTACGTTGTGCTTATCTCAACGGCGATATTGCCTGA